In Rhizobium sp. BT04, the following proteins share a genomic window:
- a CDS encoding sulfate/molybdate ABC transporter ATP-binding protein produces MEVRVQNIRKEFDRFPALHDVSLDIRSGELIALLGPSGSGKTTLLRLIAGLESPTEGLIFFGDEDASKKSVQQRNIGFVFQHYALFRYMTVLDNVSFGLKVRNSARRPPKADIRRRALELLELVQLSGLEKRYPAQLSGGQRQRVALARAMAVEPNVLLLDEPFGALDAQVRKDLRKWLREIHDRTGHTTVFVTHDQDEALELADRVVVMSQGAIEQVGTPDEVYDNPNSPFVFGFIGQSNCLQVEISDGDIRFDGRSLGLNAEGEADGAAQLYFRPHDVRLCESAENCIAGQPVSSRRVAGTRHIELDIGNERPHIEIELPPSEADRLDRNRVSFKPTRWKLFRS; encoded by the coding sequence ATGGAAGTACGCGTTCAAAACATTCGCAAGGAATTCGATCGTTTTCCGGCGTTGCACGATGTCTCGCTCGACATCCGCTCCGGTGAGCTGATCGCACTGCTCGGCCCTTCGGGCTCCGGCAAGACGACATTGCTACGGCTGATCGCCGGCCTGGAAAGCCCGACGGAGGGACTGATCTTCTTCGGCGACGAGGATGCCTCGAAGAAATCAGTGCAACAGCGCAATATCGGCTTCGTCTTCCAGCATTATGCGCTCTTCCGCTACATGACGGTGCTCGACAACGTCTCCTTCGGGCTGAAGGTCAGAAACAGCGCGCGGCGGCCGCCCAAGGCCGACATCCGCCGGCGGGCGCTGGAATTGCTCGAACTCGTGCAGCTTTCCGGCCTTGAGAAACGCTATCCGGCGCAGCTTTCCGGCGGCCAGCGCCAGCGCGTGGCGCTCGCCCGCGCCATGGCCGTCGAGCCGAACGTGCTGCTGCTCGACGAACCCTTCGGCGCGCTCGATGCCCAGGTGCGCAAGGATCTGCGCAAGTGGCTGCGCGAGATCCACGACCGCACCGGTCACACCACCGTCTTTGTCACCCACGACCAGGACGAGGCGCTGGAGCTTGCCGACCGCGTCGTCGTCATGAGCCAGGGTGCGATCGAACAGGTCGGCACGCCGGATGAGGTCTACGACAATCCGAATTCTCCCTTCGTCTTCGGCTTCATCGGCCAGTCGAACTGCCTGCAGGTCGAGATATCAGACGGCGACATCCGCTTCGACGGCCGCTCGCTCGGCCTCAATGCCGAGGGCGAAGCGGATGGTGCTGCCCAGCTCTATTTCCGCCCGCATGACGTCAGGCTCTGCGAATCAGCGGAAAACTGCATCGCCGGTCAGCCGGTCTCCAGCCGCCGCGTGGCCGGCACCCGTCACATCGAATTGGATATCGGCAACGAGCGCCCGCATATCGAGATCGAGCTGCCGCCGAGCGAGGCCGACAGGCTCGACCGCAACCGCGTGTCGTTTAAACCGACTCGCTGGAAGCTGTTTCGCAGCTGA
- the cysW gene encoding sulfate ABC transporter permease subunit CysW has translation MALDATVQPAKLRSVTTENRIARFSLIALSLVFLLLILLLPLAAVFVEAFRKGPSPFFQALADTETFSAIRLTLIVAGVSVPLNLIFGVAAAWAIAKFEFKGKAFLTTLIDLPFSVSPVISGLVFVLLFGSSTWLGQWFSAHDIKILFAVPGLILATMFVTFPFVARELIPLMQEQGTADEEAALSLGASGWQTFWYVTLPNIKWGLLYGVLLCNARAMGEFGAVSVVSGHIRGQTNTMPLQVEILYNEYNFTGAFAVATLLALLALVTLVLKTLLEMRYSAEIAASRRH, from the coding sequence TTCGCTGGTCTTCCTGCTGCTGATCCTGCTGCTGCCGCTTGCAGCCGTCTTCGTCGAGGCCTTCCGCAAAGGGCCTAGCCCCTTCTTCCAGGCGCTCGCCGACACCGAGACCTTCTCGGCGATCCGCCTGACGCTGATCGTTGCCGGCGTCAGCGTGCCGCTGAACCTCATCTTCGGGGTTGCCGCCGCCTGGGCGATCGCCAAGTTCGAGTTCAAGGGCAAGGCCTTCCTGACGACGCTGATCGACCTGCCCTTCTCGGTCTCGCCCGTGATATCGGGTCTGGTCTTCGTTCTGCTGTTCGGCTCCAGCACCTGGCTCGGCCAGTGGTTCAGCGCGCACGACATCAAGATCCTGTTTGCGGTGCCGGGATTGATCCTGGCGACGATGTTCGTCACCTTCCCCTTCGTCGCCCGCGAGCTGATCCCGCTGATGCAGGAACAGGGAACGGCCGACGAAGAGGCAGCCCTGTCGCTCGGCGCCAGCGGCTGGCAGACCTTCTGGTACGTGACGCTGCCGAATATCAAATGGGGCCTGCTCTACGGCGTGCTGCTCTGCAACGCCCGCGCCATGGGCGAATTCGGCGCCGTCTCGGTGGTGTCGGGTCACATCCGCGGCCAGACGAATACCATGCCGTTGCAGGTGGAGATTCTCTATAACGAGTATAATTTCACCGGCGCTTTTGCCGTTGCCACGCTTTTGGCCTTGCTCGCGCTCGTGACTCTTGTTTTGAAGACGCTGCTGGAAATGCGCTATAGCGCAGAAATCGCCGCCAGCCGGCGGCACTGA